One window from the genome of Acidihalobacter ferrooxydans encodes:
- a CDS encoding helix-turn-helix domain-containing protein — MAVLADRFGLDSQERRTKRSGRRLERALAFIRERAAGGYDLHELADAAHISQAQLVRLFKDALGTTPMAYVASQRIAAARCLLMAPLTKNQ, encoded by the coding sequence TTGGCGGTTTTGGCAGATCGCTTCGGTTTGGACAGCCAGGAACGACGCACCAAACGGAGCGGCCGTCGGCTCGAACGAGCATTGGCATTCATTCGCGAGCGTGCCGCCGGAGGATATGATTTACACGAGTTGGCCGACGCCGCCCACATAAGCCAAGCGCAACTCGTCCGCTTGTTCAAGGACGCCCTTGGGACGACGCCAATGGCATATGTGGCCTCCCAACGGATCGCCGCAGCACGTTGCCTATTGATGGCACCATTAACGAAGAATCAATAA